One genomic window of Vibrio mangrovi includes the following:
- a CDS encoding HD domain-containing phosphohydrolase: protein MSEQDMLVFDDAGNLNHSAESSSVDYSPSTWKVLIVDDEDGVHTITKLALNRVSFAHKGLTFLSAYNVAQAKEILSSEDDIAVVLLDVVMETEEAGLEVAEYIRDVLNNHRIRIILRTGQPGTVPEKEIIEQYDINDYREKTELTKRKLYSTVYTALRSYRDIMALETHRIGLEKVIAATASILKKKSMESFAQGVLEQISSLLYMKGGMMLSEIEGVLAEKSADDVHVLAQVGDISEKAYKEAMTQGGVHTVRDSDQELRYQEENICHISNINGVETILNITGKQEFKDVDMHLVELFCNNMAIALDNLRLNDSLRSTQKEIVYAICGLAESRSKETGNHVRRVAHYSRLMAEDIGLSPAQCEEVFYAAPLHDVGKISIPDSVLNKPGKLTDEEWTLMKTHTTLGENCLKCSHQPVMQAGAIIASQHHENWDGSGYPQGLSGTDIHIYGRIVALADVFDALASKRCYKEPWHMNDIVTYIREQSGAKFDPQLVEVFERRREDFIRILEEYDDSLSYLSAV from the coding sequence ATGTCAGAACAGGACATGTTGGTGTTTGATGATGCAGGTAACCTGAATCATTCAGCCGAGTCTTCCTCGGTTGACTATTCTCCTTCAACCTGGAAGGTTTTAATTGTCGATGATGAGGACGGTGTTCACACCATCACTAAACTGGCCTTAAACCGGGTTTCATTTGCACATAAAGGGCTGACTTTTCTCAGTGCATATAATGTTGCTCAGGCAAAGGAAATACTGTCATCAGAAGATGACATTGCTGTGGTTCTACTGGATGTGGTAATGGAGACCGAAGAAGCGGGTCTGGAAGTGGCCGAGTATATTCGTGATGTGCTGAATAACCACCGAATCCGAATCATTCTGCGTACCGGACAACCGGGAACCGTTCCGGAAAAAGAAATTATCGAACAATATGATATTAATGATTATCGGGAGAAAACCGAGCTGACTAAGCGCAAGCTTTATTCGACAGTCTATACGGCATTACGTTCTTACCGGGATATCATGGCGTTGGAAACCCATCGGATAGGGTTGGAAAAAGTCATTGCAGCAACCGCCAGTATTCTGAAGAAAAAATCAATGGAGAGCTTTGCTCAGGGAGTTCTGGAGCAGATTTCATCATTATTGTATATGAAAGGCGGCATGATGCTGTCTGAAATCGAAGGAGTTTTGGCTGAAAAAAGTGCCGATGATGTTCATGTATTGGCTCAGGTTGGTGATATTTCAGAAAAGGCTTACAAGGAGGCAATGACTCAGGGAGGTGTCCATACTGTTCGGGACAGTGATCAGGAACTTCGCTACCAAGAGGAAAATATCTGTCATATTTCCAATATTAATGGTGTTGAAACAATTCTTAACATTACCGGCAAGCAAGAGTTTAAAGATGTTGATATGCACTTGGTTGAGCTTTTCTGCAACAATATGGCGATCGCTCTGGATAATTTACGTCTGAACGATAGCCTGAGAAGTACTCAGAAAGAGATTGTTTATGCGATTTGTGGATTGGCAGAGAGCCGCTCCAAAGAAACTGGTAATCATGTCCGCAGAGTTGCTCATTATTCCCGCCTGATGGCTGAAGATATTGGCCTGAGTCCTGCTCAGTGTGAAGAGGTTTTCTATGCTGCGCCACTCCATGATGTCGGAAAAATTAGTATCCCGGATTCTGTGCTGAATAAACCGGGTAAGCTGACCGATGAAGAATGGACGTTAATGAAAACTCATACAACGCTGGGAGAAAACTGTCTGAAGTGTTCCCATCAGCCAGTGATGCAGGCGGGGGCGATTATTGCCAGTCAGCATCATGAGAACTGGGATGGCAGTGGCTATCCACAGGGATTATCCGGAACGGATATTCATATTTATGGGCGGATTGTTGCGCTGGCCGATGTGTTTGATGCTTTGGCAAGCAAGCGTTGCTATAAAGAGCCGTGGCATATGAACGATATTGTTACCTATATTCGAGAGCAGTCCGGAGCGAAATTTGATCCTCAGTTGGTTGAAGTCTTCGAACGGCGCAGAGAGGATTTTATCCGGATTCTTGAAGAGTATGACGATAGTCTGTCTTATTTGTCGGCGGTATAG
- a CDS encoding HAMP domain-containing sensor histidine kinase, with the protein MSIYYRITIACLLLVFLSMGAFGYISNQAGERMLDQSVDKHLNAVATNQQDRIISVIHAWKDRVALIASRTQLRLSLKSYIIHKDPDSLQKINSIIRDAVNSVTKVQSIQLKEIGGRFITQTAPNQASKISAELPLTDKSQTDILLKMITRDLNGGLYIHIDAPMILAGEQIGVMVVTLSADELLHSTQNYTGMGISGETLLLTTNQAGQTVYITPLRYPEHSKKKPETDTFPLTNGSLLAKAAEHHSEEIIRLSDYRDTDVMATSRYLEALNWTIIVKVDQDEVMLPMRHYQRLLVIAAFILGMIAIVIGLALARAISSPIVRLAADSQRIRLGEHQLRAKVCPAQAKELNELARSFNNLAENLLTTNNELEEKVAERTQELQELNETLEQRVTARTFDLQRANREIQETLEDLRRTQNELVESEKMAALGGLVAGVAHEINTPLGIAVTGTSHLNEYVQEIHQKTSSGKLTRNELADFIEDANQTTDLMSTQLRQASMLISNFKEIAVDQSNPDYRTISVKEYLSKIVATMQPNFKKTPHSISVDIEQDLYLITCPGALAQVLTILITNCLTHAFHHSDIANGQVTISAQRDNETSLILVADNGTGISPENLPKLFDPFFTTRRGEGGSGLGLSIAHNIVKDILHGKIRCESQLGQGTTFIITLPEKPA; encoded by the coding sequence ATGTCTATCTATTACAGAATTACGATTGCCTGCTTACTCCTTGTCTTCTTATCCATGGGGGCATTCGGTTATATTTCGAATCAGGCCGGTGAAAGAATGCTTGATCAATCCGTTGATAAACACTTGAATGCTGTCGCGACAAACCAGCAAGACAGGATCATATCCGTGATCCATGCATGGAAAGACCGGGTAGCTCTGATAGCAAGCAGAACCCAGCTCCGCCTTAGCCTGAAGAGTTATATCATCCACAAAGATCCGGACTCGTTACAGAAGATAAACAGTATCATCCGGGACGCTGTAAACTCCGTAACAAAAGTCCAGTCGATTCAATTAAAAGAAATTGGTGGCAGATTCATCACTCAAACGGCCCCGAATCAGGCAAGCAAAATTTCAGCAGAACTCCCGCTCACGGACAAAAGTCAAACCGATATTTTATTAAAAATGATTACCCGTGACCTAAATGGCGGTTTGTATATCCATATCGATGCTCCGATGATACTGGCAGGAGAGCAAATCGGAGTCATGGTTGTCACGCTGTCAGCAGACGAGCTACTCCATAGCACGCAAAACTATACCGGTATGGGAATATCAGGAGAAACCTTGCTCCTGACTACCAATCAGGCAGGACAAACGGTCTACATCACGCCATTGCGTTACCCTGAGCATTCGAAAAAAAAACCGGAAACAGACACTTTTCCGCTGACCAACGGAAGCTTGCTCGCCAAGGCTGCTGAGCATCATAGCGAAGAAATTATCCGCCTGAGCGATTACCGAGATACTGATGTCATGGCAACATCCCGTTATCTGGAAGCTCTGAACTGGACTATTATTGTCAAAGTCGATCAGGATGAAGTCATGCTGCCAATGAGGCATTACCAGCGTCTGCTGGTTATTGCTGCATTCATCCTCGGTATGATTGCAATCGTTATTGGTCTGGCTCTTGCCCGGGCAATATCCTCACCAATCGTCCGGCTTGCAGCCGACAGCCAGAGAATTCGTCTGGGAGAACATCAACTCAGAGCAAAAGTTTGCCCGGCTCAGGCAAAAGAGCTCAATGAGCTAGCCCGTAGCTTTAATAATCTGGCTGAAAACCTGCTTACAACAAATAACGAGCTGGAAGAAAAAGTTGCCGAAAGAACGCAGGAACTTCAGGAGCTCAATGAGACTCTGGAGCAACGTGTCACAGCAAGGACCTTTGATTTACAACGGGCAAACAGGGAAATACAGGAAACCCTCGAAGATCTCCGCAGAACACAGAATGAATTGGTCGAATCGGAAAAAATGGCTGCTTTGGGTGGGCTGGTCGCAGGAGTTGCTCACGAAATTAATACGCCATTGGGAATTGCCGTGACCGGAACCAGTCACCTCAATGAGTATGTACAGGAGATTCATCAAAAAACCAGTTCGGGTAAGCTAACCCGCAATGAATTAGCCGACTTTATCGAAGATGCCAACCAGACGACTGATTTAATGAGTACACAACTCAGACAAGCTTCAATGTTGATATCTAACTTTAAAGAAATTGCCGTTGATCAGTCAAATCCGGATTACCGGACGATTTCTGTGAAGGAGTATCTGTCGAAAATTGTTGCGACAATGCAACCTAACTTTAAGAAGACGCCACACAGTATATCCGTCGATATTGAGCAGGATCTTTATCTTATCACTTGCCCTGGCGCATTAGCGCAGGTACTGACCATCCTGATCACCAACTGTCTGACTCATGCTTTTCATCACTCAGACATAGCAAACGGACAAGTCACTATTTCAGCTCAAAGAGACAATGAAACGAGCTTAATCCTCGTTGCTGATAACGGGACAGGTATTTCTCCTGAAAATCTTCCCAAGCTGTTCGACCCTTTCTTTACCACTCGCAGGGGAGAAGGAGGTAGCGGTTTAGGACTGAGCATTGCACACAATATTGTGAAAGACATACTACACGGTAAAATTCGCTGCGAGAGTCAGTTAGGACAAGGAACAACCTTTATCATTACACTTCCTGAGAAGCCAGCATAA
- a CDS encoding pectate lyase: MINRAAVVLLSFLSCQYAIANDMTLMLYKHDAQTILSWSADQDNIVRQEVYRKSTLSDEGERIAVLNSDERTFEDTSADGYTDYYYQVKAVDDHDQVFSSNDSSTNASEDQYLTSSLVAAKSSECYAGAVIQNKTVDCGGKTIGLNCNGDKEGQKAVLTLKNATVKNVRISKNGGADGIHCESGNCTLQNVIWEDICEDAATNNGKKMTIIGGVAYNSKNGPGGKPDKVFQHNSKNSTTEIRGNFTLTGEHGKLYRSCGNCTNNGGPRYLSINGVKVDAKIGSIVGVNGNYGDAATIRNLKIKNYKSGKPKVCLEYVGVQKGQGESKKVSKNDQWNTRLCNVSQSDVKKL, encoded by the coding sequence ATGATAAATAGAGCTGCAGTAGTTTTACTCTCGTTTCTTTCATGTCAGTATGCAATCGCAAATGACATGACATTAATGCTATACAAGCACGACGCACAAACCATTCTGAGCTGGTCTGCCGATCAAGACAATATTGTTCGTCAGGAAGTCTACCGGAAATCAACACTGTCAGATGAAGGAGAAAGAATTGCCGTTCTCAACTCAGATGAACGGACTTTTGAAGATACAAGCGCCGATGGCTACACCGATTATTATTATCAGGTCAAAGCTGTTGACGACCATGATCAGGTATTTTCTTCCAATGATTCCAGTACCAATGCCAGCGAAGATCAATATCTGACATCCAGTCTGGTCGCCGCTAAATCATCGGAATGTTACGCTGGTGCAGTGATCCAAAATAAAACCGTGGATTGCGGCGGGAAAACTATCGGATTAAATTGTAATGGAGATAAAGAAGGCCAGAAAGCAGTCCTGACTCTAAAGAATGCAACAGTTAAAAATGTTCGTATTTCGAAAAATGGTGGCGCTGATGGTATCCATTGTGAATCCGGAAATTGCACACTGCAAAACGTTATCTGGGAAGATATCTGTGAAGATGCAGCGACCAACAATGGTAAGAAAATGACCATCATCGGTGGTGTTGCCTATAACAGCAAAAACGGCCCTGGCGGTAAACCAGACAAAGTGTTCCAACACAACTCTAAAAATAGTACCACTGAGATTCGCGGTAACTTTACACTGACAGGCGAGCACGGAAAACTCTACCGCTCATGTGGTAACTGTACCAACAATGGTGGCCCAAGATACCTGTCAATTAACGGTGTAAAAGTGGATGCCAAAATTGGTTCGATTGTCGGTGTGAACGGAAACTATGGGGATGCTGCAACAATCAGAAATCTGAAAATCAAGAACTATAAATCTGGTAAACCCAAAGTCTGCCTCGAGTATGTCGGCGTACAGAAAGGTCAGGGTGAATCTAAAAAAGTAAGTAAAAATGATCAATGGAATACAAGACTGTGTAACGTCTCTCAATCAGATGTTAAAAAGCTATAA
- the surE gene encoding 5'/3'-nucleotidase SurE, protein MKILLSNDDGVYAQGINTLAEILSDLAEVVIVAPDRNRSGASNSLTLERPLRVHQIAPAVYSVQGTPTDCVHFALNELMKDSLPDLVLSGINHGANLGDDVFYSGTVAAAMEGHFLGVQSIAFSLVGETHFETAAHVARQLVKQHLQAPIPTNRLLNVNIPDLPLEQLAGMNVTRLGARHHAESMIRQKDPRGHDIYWLGPPGKEQDAGEGTDFYTIDHGFVSISPLHVDLTAHESINSMKDWLER, encoded by the coding sequence ATGAAAATTTTGTTGAGCAACGATGACGGTGTCTATGCTCAGGGAATTAATACATTAGCTGAAATACTCTCTGATTTGGCTGAAGTGGTCATTGTTGCCCCGGACCGGAATCGTTCTGGGGCTTCTAATTCTCTGACTCTGGAGCGACCTCTGCGTGTTCATCAGATAGCTCCGGCTGTTTATTCGGTTCAGGGAACTCCGACAGATTGCGTTCATTTTGCTTTGAATGAACTAATGAAAGATTCATTACCGGATCTTGTTTTGAGCGGCATTAACCATGGTGCTAATTTAGGCGATGATGTTTTTTATTCCGGGACAGTTGCTGCGGCAATGGAAGGGCATTTCTTAGGCGTTCAGTCGATAGCATTTTCTCTGGTTGGAGAGACACATTTTGAGACTGCCGCCCATGTCGCCCGTCAGCTTGTAAAGCAACACCTTCAGGCACCGATTCCGACGAATCGGCTATTGAATGTAAATATCCCTGATTTACCACTGGAACAGCTTGCTGGTATGAATGTGACTCGTCTGGGTGCCCGTCATCATGCGGAAAGCATGATACGGCAGAAAGATCCCCGCGGACATGATATTTATTGGCTGGGACCTCCGGGTAAAGAGCAGGATGCCGGGGAAGGGACCGATTTTTATACGATTGATCATGGATTTGTTTCGATTTCACCATTGCATGTCGATTTGACGGCACATGAATCGATAAACTCAATGAAAGATTGGCTGGAAAGGTAA
- the hpxO gene encoding FAD-dependent urate hydroxylase HpxO: MKAIIIGAGIGGMSAAAALRKNGITCEIYEAVKDIKPVGAAISVWSNGVKCMNHLGMGSIMDELGGPMHYMSYQDGFSGATMTRFSLMPLVESVGERPCPVSRADLQGKMLDWWGREEIHFGKRVERVEQNGEEVIAWFTDGTVASADFMIAADGTHSVIRPLVLGHTVERRYAGYVNWNGLVEIDTSIAPADQWTTFVAEGKRVSVMPIAGNRFYFFFDVPLPKGLPEDRSTLTMDLRRYFQDWSPAVQKLIDQIDPETTNRIEIHDIEPFETLVKGRIALLGDAGHSTTPDIGQGGCAAMEDAVVLGQSFAQYDNIETALLDYQNKRKDRVKSLVLKARKRCDVTHGKQMEQTLAWYKSLKAETGEHIIDGLRETIIGGPLG; this comes from the coding sequence ATGAAAGCAATCATTATCGGTGCCGGGATCGGTGGAATGTCTGCTGCAGCGGCGCTCAGAAAAAACGGAATCACTTGTGAAATATATGAAGCAGTCAAAGACATCAAACCTGTCGGTGCAGCTATTTCCGTGTGGTCCAATGGTGTGAAATGTATGAATCATCTGGGCATGGGCAGTATTATGGATGAGCTGGGTGGTCCGATGCACTATATGTCTTATCAGGATGGTTTCTCCGGTGCAACGATGACTCGTTTCAGTTTAATGCCGTTGGTTGAATCTGTCGGAGAAAGGCCTTGTCCTGTTTCGCGGGCTGATCTGCAAGGAAAAATGCTGGACTGGTGGGGAAGAGAAGAGATTCATTTTGGTAAGCGGGTTGAACGGGTCGAACAGAACGGGGAAGAAGTTATTGCCTGGTTTACTGATGGTACTGTTGCAAGTGCTGATTTCATGATTGCCGCGGACGGCACACACTCGGTAATTCGTCCACTAGTTTTAGGCCATACGGTCGAGCGAAGATATGCCGGTTATGTGAACTGGAATGGTTTAGTTGAAATTGATACATCTATCGCTCCGGCAGACCAGTGGACGACTTTTGTTGCTGAAGGAAAGCGTGTCTCAGTAATGCCAATTGCCGGAAATCGGTTCTATTTCTTTTTTGATGTGCCCTTGCCGAAAGGGTTACCGGAAGATCGTTCAACATTAACAATGGATTTACGCCGTTATTTTCAGGACTGGTCTCCGGCTGTTCAGAAACTGATTGATCAGATTGATCCCGAAACGACCAACCGGATTGAGATTCATGATATAGAGCCATTCGAGACGCTGGTTAAAGGCCGGATTGCGCTGCTTGGTGATGCCGGGCATAGTACAACGCCGGATATCGGTCAGGGCGGGTGTGCTGCAATGGAAGATGCTGTCGTATTAGGTCAGTCTTTTGCGCAGTACGATAATATTGAAACAGCGTTGCTGGATTATCAGAATAAGCGGAAAGATCGGGTAAAATCGCTGGTGTTGAAAGCCCGGAAGCGCTGTGATGTTACCCATGGTAAGCAGATGGAACAAACGCTGGCCTGGTATAAATCACTGAAAGCGGAAACTGGGGAGCATATTATTGATGGACTCAGAGAAACAATTATTGGTGGCCCGTTAGGATAA
- a CDS encoding protein-L-isoaspartate(D-aspartate) O-methyltransferase, whose protein sequence is MSNPLADKLSDFLVRSGIEDSRVLEIIRELPREHFVSQAMVHQAYENNALPIGQGQTISQPYIVAKMTQLLALKPDSRVLEVGTGSGYQTAVLARLVEHVFSIERIKTLQWEAKRRLRQLDIYNVSMKHGDGWQGWSTKAPFDAIIVTAAASETPPALLDQLADGGRLVIPVGHEEQQLLKITRNGESFHSEIIEMVRFVPLVAGDLA, encoded by the coding sequence ATGTCAAATCCACTCGCTGATAAGTTAAGCGACTTTCTTGTCAGAAGCGGTATTGAAGATTCTCGGGTGCTGGAGATCATCCGTGAGTTACCGAGAGAACATTTCGTTTCACAGGCAATGGTTCATCAGGCTTATGAGAATAATGCATTACCGATAGGACAGGGGCAGACAATATCTCAGCCCTATATCGTTGCCAAAATGACACAGTTATTGGCGTTGAAGCCAGATAGTCGGGTTTTGGAAGTCGGAACAGGATCCGGATATCAGACCGCAGTTCTGGCTCGTTTAGTCGAGCACGTATTTTCTATTGAACGGATCAAAACCTTGCAATGGGAGGCAAAGCGTCGTTTGAGACAACTGGATATCTATAATGTGTCCATGAAGCATGGTGACGGCTGGCAGGGATGGAGTACAAAAGCACCTTTTGACGCAATTATTGTGACTGCTGCTGCTTCTGAAACACCTCCAGCGCTATTAGATCAGTTAGCTGACGGCGGACGTTTGGTGATTCCCGTCGGCCATGAAGAACAACAGTTGTTGAAGATAACCCGGAATGGCGAATCATTTCATTCGGAAATCATTGAGATGGTTCGGTTTGTTCCTTTAGTTGCAGGTGATTTAGCCTAA
- a CDS encoding peptidoglycan DD-metalloendopeptidase family protein: MRNSIRLLILAILSTYLMGCVATSPAPVSDVKKASRGSYRGSYYEVKKGDTLYFIAYLTDKNVEDLINYNHLSPPYTIYPGQKIHLWKPAYTPPAYGQSQSVAQAGPASESGTGIKGSAEALTNVSLKNSKNEQNANNLENKYDKVKKASGKSIESSQSKGYGESTGKENVNSNLPITNLDQAKKIDRWLWPTRGRIVQKFSAVDQGNKGIDIAGQRGQSVVSSAAGTVVYSGNALRGYGNLVIIKHNDNYLSAYAHNDRLLVSEGQNVKAGQKIATMGSSGTSSVRLHFEIRYQGKPVNPKRYLP, from the coding sequence ATGAGAAACAGCATCAGACTCTTAATTCTGGCAATATTATCAACATATTTGATGGGATGTGTCGCAACATCACCTGCGCCTGTGTCTGACGTAAAAAAGGCTTCCCGAGGGAGTTACCGGGGGAGTTATTACGAAGTTAAAAAAGGAGATACGCTTTATTTTATTGCTTATCTTACCGATAAAAATGTAGAAGATTTAATAAATTACAACCATCTGTCTCCTCCCTATACGATCTATCCCGGTCAGAAAATACACCTGTGGAAACCAGCATATACACCACCAGCTTACGGGCAGTCTCAGTCTGTAGCACAAGCTGGCCCGGCCAGTGAAAGTGGGACAGGGATCAAAGGTTCGGCTGAAGCGTTAACTAATGTCTCATTAAAAAATTCTAAGAATGAGCAAAACGCAAACAATTTAGAAAATAAATATGACAAAGTTAAAAAAGCGTCAGGCAAAAGTATTGAATCTTCACAATCAAAGGGGTATGGTGAATCGACAGGTAAAGAAAATGTTAACTCTAATTTACCAATTACTAATTTAGACCAGGCCAAAAAAATTGATAGATGGCTCTGGCCCACCAGAGGGAGGATTGTCCAGAAATTTTCAGCTGTTGATCAGGGAAATAAAGGGATTGATATTGCAGGGCAGCGAGGTCAGTCCGTCGTATCTTCCGCTGCAGGGACCGTTGTTTATTCAGGTAACGCTCTGCGAGGATACGGGAATCTTGTGATCATTAAGCATAATGATAATTATCTCAGCGCATACGCGCATAATGATCGGTTGCTAGTGAGTGAGGGACAAAATGTAAAAGCTGGCCAGAAAATCGCAACAATGGGCAGTTCAGGGACCAGTAGTGTTCGTTTACATTTTGAAATCCGCTATCAGGGTAAGCCAGTGAATCCAAAGCGCTACTTACCATAG
- the rpoS gene encoding RNA polymerase sigma factor RpoS has protein sequence MSKSNSVTKVDQFDFDSEAFDLNTLDSEVSSESTSVETREDYEVTSKSLDATQLYLGEIGFSPLLTAEEEILYARRALRGDEAARKRMIESNLRLVVKISRRYSNRGLALLDLIEEGNLGLIRAVEKFDPERGFRFSTYATWWIRQTIERALMNQTRTIRLPIHVVKELNIYLRTARELSQKLDHEPTAEEIALELDKPVDDVSKMLRLNERISSVDTPIGGDGDKALLDIIPDAKHYDPEYSTEDDDIKSSLLHWLDELNPKQKEVLARRFGLLGYEPSTLEEVGKEINLTRERVRQIQVEGLRRLREILLKQGLNMESLFDVESEE, from the coding sequence ATGAGTAAAAGCAATTCAGTAACTAAGGTCGATCAGTTTGATTTTGATTCAGAAGCATTTGATCTCAATACATTGGATAGTGAGGTCAGTTCTGAAAGTACTTCTGTTGAAACTCGGGAAGATTATGAAGTTACTTCTAAGAGTCTAGACGCAACTCAACTTTATTTAGGCGAAATCGGTTTCTCTCCTTTATTAACTGCAGAAGAAGAAATCTTGTATGCTCGTCGGGCTCTCAGAGGTGATGAGGCTGCTCGTAAGCGGATGATTGAGAGTAACTTACGTCTCGTTGTCAAAATATCTCGCCGATATAGTAACCGTGGTCTGGCTTTGCTGGATCTGATCGAAGAAGGTAATCTCGGGTTGATTCGGGCCGTTGAAAAGTTTGATCCTGAAAGAGGATTCCGTTTTTCAACGTATGCAACCTGGTGGATCCGGCAAACGATCGAACGGGCGTTGATGAATCAAACCAGAACGATTCGTTTACCTATTCACGTTGTCAAAGAACTTAATATTTATTTGCGTACAGCTCGGGAGTTGTCACAAAAGCTAGACCATGAACCTACGGCGGAAGAGATTGCTCTTGAGCTGGATAAACCGGTTGATGATGTCAGTAAAATGCTTCGTCTGAATGAGCGCATTAGTTCTGTTGATACGCCGATTGGTGGTGATGGTGATAAAGCATTGTTGGATATCATTCCTGATGCCAAACACTATGATCCCGAATATTCAACAGAAGATGATGATATCAAGTCTTCACTTCTGCACTGGTTAGATGAACTGAATCCGAAACAAAAAGAAGTGTTGGCAAGACGCTTTGGTTTGCTCGGGTATGAACCATCTACTTTGGAAGAAGTCGGAAAAGAGATCAATTTGACGCGTGAACGCGTTCGTCAAATTCAGGTTGAAGGTCTGCGCCGTTTAAGAGAAATTTTGCTGAAACAAGGCCTGAATATGGAATCTTTATTCGACGTTGAAAGTGAAGAATAA